A single genomic interval of Lathyrus oleraceus cultivar Zhongwan6 chromosome 7, CAAS_Psat_ZW6_1.0, whole genome shotgun sequence harbors:
- the LOC127103017 gene encoding uncharacterized mitochondrial protein AtMg00810-like encodes MAENRLAASVYVDDIVLVGDSIDEIHSVKHLLDQTFKIKDLGQLRYFLGFEIAQSNTGIFFNQRKYTLDLLEDSGFLASKPSAVPFDPNTKLSANDGQPLEDPTSYRHLIGRLIYLTNSRPDIAYVVQHLSQYVSNPWLPHYQAAIRILRYLKVVPAKGLLFSASINLKLSAFADSDWACCPDTKRYVTGYCVILGSSLLCWKSKK; translated from the exons ATGGCTGAAAACAGGCTAGCTGCTAGTG tttatgtggatgacattgtGTTAGTAGGAGATTCCATTGATGAAATTCACTCTGTCAAACATTTATTAGATCAAACTTTTAAGATCAAAGATCTTGGTCAGTTGAGGTATTTCCTTGGCTTTGAGATTGCTCAATCCAACACAGGAATTTTCTTCAATCAGCGAAAATACACTCTTGATCTCCTAGAAGACAGTGGATTTCTTGCTTCAAAACCCTCTGCAGTTCCTTTTGACCCTAACACCAAACTATCTGCTAATGATGGCCAGCCATTAGAAGATCCTACAAGTTATAGACATTTAATTGGTAGATTAATCTACTTGACAAATTCTCGGCCAGATATTGCCTATGTTGTGCAACATTTAAGCCAATATGTTTCCAATCCATGGCTCCCCCACTATCAAGCTGCAATACGGATCCTTCGATATCTAAAAGTTGTCCCTGCAAAAGGCTTACTATTTTCTGCTTCCATCAATCTCAAATTATCAGCTTTTGCTGATTCTGATTGGGCTTGTTGCCCTGACACCAAGAGGTATGTTACGGGCTATTGTGTTATCCTTGGTTCTTCTTTGTTGTGCTGGAAGTCGAAGAAATAG
- the LOC127103018 gene encoding uncharacterized protein LOC127103018 gives MNSHSTTKNGKHDNLWISDTGATNHISFDKTAFLTCTNIIHVHVNLPGGPHITASMSGSVIVSPSLTLHNVLYMPIFHVNLISISKLVSSNNCSVHFTVDTCQIMQNLSKAMIGTTRLQRGLYVLDSAPQPSAYNSISNDTCNLWNYRLGRIPDIALQAHKTKFDSKARKCASLGYKDGTKGFILSTTTTDMPISQESEIQTIYHETDTPAGPFDLDTSPLSNIQHPESVTLPINNSINSNFLNTTVLNESDHIPSNSHNFIHNTDTYSPVDNNQSAQSFPNRCTLSSSISPTALVDNTLSLPIALTDNPNPPQPMRQSNRTSHPPSYLSDYHCYSAISKSYSLHSHDFNIAYHLSLVLTYDKCLPSYKHFCCAITYNTEPKYFNQAIKLDC, from the exons ATGAACTCTCATTCAACCACTAAGAATGGTAAGCATGATAACCTATGGATTTCAGATACTGGTGCAACAAACCATATTTCATTTGATAAAACTGCTTTTCTTACATGCACTAATATCATACATGTTCATGTTAATCTACCTGGTGGTCCTCATATCACTGCATCCATGTCTGGCAGTGTCATTGTGTCACCTTCTCTTACTTTACACAATGTTCTGTACATGCCAATTTTTCATGTCAATCTTATCTCTATTTCTAAGCTTGTCAGTAGTAATAATTGTTCTGTTCATTTCACTGTTGATACTTGCCAAATCATGCAGAATCTTTCCAAGGCAATGATTGGTACAACTAGGTTGCAACGAGGACTGTATGTTCTTGACTCTGCACCTCAACCTTCAGCTTATAATTCAATTTCTAATGATACTTGTAATCTTTGGAATTATAGATTAGGACGCATTCCTGATATAG CCTTACAAGCTCACAAAACCAAATTTGACTCTAAGGCCAGAAAATGTGCGTCTCTTGGTTACAAGGATGGCACAAAGGGGTTTATCTT GTCTACTACCACTACTGATATGCCTATTTCACAGGAAAGTGAAATACAAACTATCTATCATGAAACTGACACCCCTGCTGGTCCTTTTGACTTAGACACATCCCCTTTATCCAATATCCAACATCCTGAGTCTGTTACCCTTCCTATAAATAATTCCATTAATTCAAATTTTCTTAACACTACAGTTTTAAATGAATCTGATCATATTCCCTCCAATAGTCACAATTTTATCCATAATACTGACACTTATAGTCCTGTAGATAATAACCAGTCTGCTCAGTCTTTTCCCAACCGTTGTACCCTTAGTTCTAGTATCTCTCCTACTGCTCTTGTTGATAACACCTTATCCCTCCCTATAGCTCTTACTGATAATCCTAATCCACCTCAGCCTATGAGACAATCCAACAGAACCTCTCATCCTCCAAGTTACTTATCAGATTATCATTGTTATTCTGCTATAAGCAAATCTTATTCATTGCATTCACATGATTTTAACATTGCATATCATTTATCTTTAGTACTTACTTATGATAAATGTCTCCCATCTTATAAACATTTTTGTTGTGCCATAACCTATAACACTGAACCAAAATATTTCAACCAAGCCATTAAGTTGGACTGTTAG